The following proteins are co-located in the Pyrococcus abyssi GE5 genome:
- the taw2 gene encoding tRNA(Phe) (4-demethylwyosine(37)-C(7)) aminocarboxypropyltransferase Taw2, whose translation MRTQVIKPRIREILSRELPPDLLALLPKRWVKLGDILLLPLRPELEPYKYRIAEVYAKVLGVKTVLRKGHIYGETRKPDYEILYGNDTITVHVENGIKYKLDVAKIMFSPANVKERVRMAKVAKPNELVVDMFAGIGHLSLPIAVYGKARVIAIEKDPYTFKFLLENIQLNKVQDRMSAYNMDNRDFPGENIADRILMGYVVKTAEFIPKALSIAKDEAIIHYHNTVPEKLMPEEPFATFKKIAREHGYEAEKINELRIKRYAPGVWHVVVDIKVFKK comes from the coding sequence ATGAGAACGCAGGTAATAAAGCCTAGGATAAGGGAGATACTTTCAAGGGAACTTCCTCCCGATTTATTGGCACTCCTCCCTAAGAGATGGGTTAAGCTAGGTGATATTCTACTCCTCCCTCTACGCCCCGAGCTTGAGCCTTACAAGTACAGGATAGCCGAGGTGTACGCCAAGGTTCTCGGAGTTAAAACAGTTTTAAGGAAAGGCCACATCTATGGGGAGACGAGAAAGCCAGATTATGAAATTCTTTACGGAAACGACACGATCACTGTTCACGTTGAGAACGGAATAAAGTACAAGCTGGACGTTGCGAAGATAATGTTCTCCCCAGCTAACGTTAAGGAAAGGGTTAGAATGGCGAAGGTAGCTAAACCTAATGAACTAGTTGTTGACATGTTCGCAGGAATTGGACATTTAAGCCTTCCAATAGCAGTTTACGGAAAGGCAAGGGTAATAGCCATAGAAAAAGATCCCTACACCTTCAAATTCCTCCTAGAGAACATTCAGCTCAACAAGGTTCAAGACAGGATGTCGGCCTACAACATGGACAATAGGGACTTCCCTGGGGAGAACATAGCGGATAGAATACTTATGGGGTACGTTGTTAAAACCGCTGAGTTTATACCTAAGGCTTTAAGCATAGCAAAGGACGAGGCAATAATTCATTATCACAACACCGTGCCGGAGAAGCTAATGCCGGAGGAACCGTTTGCAACTTTCAAGAAAATCGCAAGGGAACACGGCTACGAGGCCGAGAAGATAAATGAATTGCGGATAAAAAGGTACGCCCCAGGAGTTTGGCATGTTGTCGTAGATATAAAGGTGTTTAAGAAGTGA
- a CDS encoding ABC transporter ATP-binding protein produces the protein MPELYVNVSFSYGDFEVLKNAEFSARKGELVSIIGPNGSGKSTLLKCIAGILKPRGRISYDDVDLVNLRPKERAKIVSYVPQSSFPEFSFTVEEFVELGTYATGGDVEEALRMVGLERKRKELITRLSGGEYQLALIARALAQGSDVMLLDEPTSHLDINHTKEIMDLLTRLKDEKLIIAVLHDLNLALNYSDYIVIIKKGIVVWKGKTQELPLEVIEEVYGIKPRFLESNGVRVVLP, from the coding sequence ATGCCTGAGCTTTACGTTAACGTATCTTTTTCTTACGGTGATTTTGAGGTTTTAAAGAACGCTGAGTTCTCGGCAAGGAAGGGAGAGCTGGTTTCGATAATAGGGCCTAACGGTAGCGGAAAGTCAACCCTCCTTAAATGCATAGCGGGAATACTAAAGCCAAGAGGTAGGATAAGTTATGATGATGTTGATCTCGTAAACTTAAGGCCAAAGGAGAGGGCGAAGATAGTGTCTTACGTTCCCCAGTCCTCTTTTCCAGAGTTCTCATTCACCGTGGAGGAGTTCGTCGAGCTCGGAACTTACGCCACTGGAGGGGACGTTGAAGAAGCCCTTCGCATGGTTGGTTTAGAGAGGAAGAGAAAGGAGTTAATTACAAGGCTTAGCGGGGGAGAGTACCAGCTCGCTTTAATAGCCAGAGCCCTGGCCCAGGGAAGCGATGTTATGTTGCTAGACGAGCCTACGAGTCATCTCGACATAAATCACACTAAGGAAATCATGGACCTTTTAACAAGATTGAAGGATGAGAAGTTGATAATTGCGGTTCTCCACGATTTGAACTTGGCTCTCAACTACTCGGACTACATAGTAATAATAAAGAAGGGGATTGTGGTGTGGAAGGGGAAGACCCAGGAGTTACCCTTGGAAGTTATAGAGGAAGTATATGGCATCAAGCCGAGGTTCCTTGAGTCAAATGGAGTTAGGGTTGTTCTACCTTAA
- a CDS encoding FecCD family ABC transporter permease has product MKKVTLALILASITSLVLALSLGSVRIPLSTILNSLSLHSISLYTRGQLSGSPYIILGIRLPRVMLAYLVGFSLALAGTASQALFRNPLADPYILGISGGASIGAAIALAYSPRYVEVFAFVGAIMAVYLVYRISKVNGHIPVDVLLLAGIAVGFFSHAVTSYILYMNRDKVHQGLSWLFGTLALATWSKVFIMAVAVGIGGGMLFLSWRELNLLLLGEESIALGLDVNLYRRLIIFAIAILTGVAVSESGIIGFIGLVSPHIMRMFVGPNHRRLLPVSAMLGGILLVISDLISRTIVSPVEIPVGIVTALFGAPFFAYLLMRRKRGELYA; this is encoded by the coding sequence GTGAAGAAGGTAACCTTAGCTCTAATATTAGCATCAATCACCTCCCTCGTTCTTGCCTTATCCCTTGGTTCAGTTAGAATACCCCTTTCAACGATTCTTAATTCTCTATCCCTTCACTCAATTTCACTCTACACCAGAGGACAACTTTCCGGCTCTCCATACATAATCCTGGGGATAAGATTACCGAGAGTTATGTTGGCTTATCTAGTAGGCTTTTCTTTGGCCCTAGCGGGAACCGCCAGCCAAGCACTATTCAGGAATCCCTTAGCTGATCCATATATCCTGGGGATAAGTGGAGGGGCCTCAATAGGGGCCGCGATAGCCCTCGCGTACTCTCCAAGGTACGTTGAAGTGTTTGCGTTCGTTGGAGCGATAATGGCAGTATACCTAGTTTACAGGATTTCAAAGGTTAACGGCCACATCCCAGTGGATGTCTTGCTTTTAGCCGGAATCGCAGTTGGTTTCTTCTCTCATGCCGTAACGTCTTATATCCTCTATATGAACAGGGATAAGGTTCATCAAGGATTATCTTGGCTCTTTGGAACGTTGGCCTTAGCGACGTGGTCAAAGGTTTTCATAATGGCGGTAGCCGTTGGGATAGGTGGGGGAATGCTCTTCTTAAGCTGGAGGGAACTAAACCTTTTACTCCTGGGAGAGGAGAGCATTGCTCTGGGTCTCGACGTTAATTTATATCGGAGGCTCATAATATTCGCGATAGCGATTCTAACTGGAGTAGCAGTCTCCGAGAGCGGGATAATAGGTTTTATTGGCTTGGTAAGTCCTCACATCATGAGGATGTTCGTTGGTCCAAATCATAGGAGGCTCCTTCCTGTTTCAGCTATGCTTGGGGGAATTTTACTCGTTATTTCGGATTTAATTTCGAGAACCATCGTCTCACCGGTCGAGATTCCCGTGGGAATAGTTACGGCACTTTTCGGTGCCCCATTCTTCGCTTACCTTTTGATGAGGAGGAAGAGAGGTGAGCTCTATGCCTGA
- a CDS encoding arginase family protein, which translates to MTVFVINGEEPNVEGVKYVAKLLKREGLVNEIRAVKLEDIPIDYSYVIGDHSGTYAILERLGVKKVLSIDAHTDLMQDYFDHASWLAYALKDGIVEKASIVGAVLMIPTTEKTKLWTKGVKVFPALPRTRKVRGKWKAYINLKQHGMGRVIREARKFLGREIHLTIDMDVLRPEYRIARFQHGELTLRELLDLIEEIGKAFRIVSFDIAELSHRVIKSKYGRRAVVETFSRLMEVRA; encoded by the coding sequence ATGACGGTCTTCGTTATCAACGGTGAGGAGCCCAACGTAGAGGGGGTTAAGTACGTCGCAAAGCTACTTAAAAGGGAAGGGTTGGTCAACGAGATTAGGGCAGTCAAGTTAGAGGACATTCCCATTGATTACTCTTACGTTATTGGAGACCACTCGGGAACCTATGCTATACTCGAAAGACTTGGGGTAAAGAAAGTCCTAAGCATAGATGCTCACACGGACTTAATGCAAGATTACTTTGACCATGCCTCATGGTTGGCTTACGCCCTAAAAGACGGGATAGTTGAGAAAGCTTCAATCGTTGGGGCTGTTCTAATGATACCAACAACCGAGAAAACTAAGCTTTGGACGAAGGGAGTCAAGGTGTTCCCAGCCCTTCCCAGGACGAGAAAAGTAAGAGGTAAGTGGAAAGCTTACATAAATCTTAAGCAACACGGCATGGGGAGGGTTATAAGGGAGGCAAGAAAATTTCTCGGAAGGGAGATACACCTTACAATTGACATGGACGTCTTAAGGCCGGAGTATAGGATAGCCAGGTTTCAGCATGGCGAGTTAACGCTTCGAGAGTTACTCGATTTAATAGAGGAGATAGGAAAGGCCTTCAGGATAGTTTCCTTTGACATCGCCGAGCTATCCCACAGGGTGATTAAGTCGAAGTACGGGAGGAGGGCTGTAGTGGAGACATTCTCTAGGTTAATGGAGGTGAGAGCGTGA
- a CDS encoding ArsR family transcriptional regulator has product MRHVKILELLEEGEKSEEEITEKLGMPKLEVRKFLLRLAEQGKIESFQKDGKIYWKIKEKKPEEEKFKYIG; this is encoded by the coding sequence ATGAGGCACGTTAAAATTCTCGAACTTTTAGAAGAGGGAGAAAAGAGCGAGGAAGAGATAACTGAAAAATTGGGGATGCCAAAGCTTGAGGTTAGGAAATTCCTACTGAGGCTTGCGGAGCAGGGGAAGATAGAGAGCTTCCAGAAGGATGGCAAGATTTATTGGAAAATTAAGGAGAAGAAGCCGGAAGAAGAGAAATTCAAGTACATTGGCTAG
- the rgy gene encoding reverse gyrase, with amino-acid sequence MKAIYRGMCPNCGGAITDERLAEKNPCEGCLSEPIKAEDYEKLVFAVRNALKLRGTLKDWEDLYRLNKEVSEVEDLFKRATGFRFWSAQRTWVKRILRGKSFSIIAPTGMGKSTFGAFISIYFAIKGKRSYIVVPTTPLVVQTVKKIQDMMERAGVNVRLVYYHGNLKKKEKEEALKRIKDGDFDILVTSSQFLATRFDELLRDKRFDLIFVDDVDAFLKASKNIDRSLLLLGFTQEVINRAWEVIKLKKQLAKLLQAQGKEKEVEELNKEIEKIEREIERYRRENNIGILIVASATGSARGDRIKLYRELLGFEVGSGRSVLRNIVDTYIIPERSIEEEVENLLRKLGKGGLIFVPIDKGIEFAEELTNYLKSKGFKVELVSAKNKRGLELFERGEVDYLVGVATYYGTIVRGLDLPHLIRFAVFAGVPKFRFSMDLEQPTIYRVLGLMSEILEFLPQEKREEGEKLYARLRRLIRNIPQYELMKIEEALAEGIELEGFHNHVLDVFKQAVEFLREVLRDEEVIRRISENPFLSLKEVEGKLYIEIPDVRTYIQASGRTSRLFAGGITKGLSVIIVDDQKVFNGLIRQMRWRFVEFEIKKFEEINLESVLREIDEDRKKVRLVIEGKISEQVKDLVKSALMIVESPNKARTIASFFGQPSKRRIGELVAYEVSIGDKMLTILASGGHMFDLVTTEGYHGVLILKDDGKPYYVPVYDTIKRCRDCGHQFVDWEQKGVCPKCGSRNVHDALENVKAMRELALEVDEILIGTDPDTEGEKIAWDIRNVLSPYTPNIKRIEFHEVTRPAILKAIKEARDINEDRVKAQLVRRIEDRWIGFELSQKLWEVFENRNLSAGRVQTPVLGWIVQRYKEFTESETDFLGLTLENGISITIENAKGEVKEVEVKDVVIEEREINPLPPYTTDAMLQDASRFLGFSATKTMQLAQDLFELGLCTYHRTDSIHVSNTGIEIAKEYISEEIGEEYFAPRKWGEEGAHEAIRPTRPIDTGRLIQLIRDGIITLPRNLTKDHFRLYDLIFRRFIASQMKPARVLYEKAIISTPFGDVEVEGYIEILYDGWSRVKPLPLKQIPKLEKGQKLKVTEIKQWRAPKVSLYTQGDVIALMKERGIGRPSTYAKIVQTLLQRGYVIETKGRKKLVPTEKGIKVYQYLVSKYKDLVSEERTRQLEKIMDEIEEAKADYQEVLRELHEEIKRYIRS; translated from the coding sequence ATGAAGGCGATCTATAGGGGAATGTGTCCAAACTGCGGTGGTGCGATAACCGATGAGAGGCTCGCCGAGAAGAACCCCTGCGAGGGTTGCCTAAGCGAGCCAATAAAGGCCGAGGACTATGAAAAATTGGTATTCGCCGTAAGGAACGCGCTCAAGCTTAGGGGAACCCTGAAGGATTGGGAAGATCTTTACAGGTTAAATAAAGAGGTTTCGGAAGTAGAGGATCTGTTTAAGAGGGCAACTGGTTTTAGGTTTTGGAGCGCCCAGAGGACTTGGGTCAAGAGGATACTTAGGGGTAAGAGCTTCTCAATTATAGCTCCAACTGGAATGGGAAAGAGCACTTTTGGAGCGTTCATCTCGATATACTTCGCAATCAAGGGAAAGAGGAGCTACATCGTCGTCCCCACGACTCCGTTAGTCGTGCAGACTGTGAAAAAGATTCAAGACATGATGGAAAGGGCAGGGGTTAATGTAAGGCTAGTCTACTACCACGGGAACCTGAAGAAGAAGGAGAAGGAAGAAGCATTAAAAAGAATTAAAGATGGTGATTTCGATATTCTAGTTACCTCAAGCCAATTTTTGGCGACCAGATTTGATGAGCTCCTTAGGGATAAGAGGTTCGACTTGATTTTTGTGGATGATGTTGATGCATTTCTCAAGGCAAGCAAGAACATCGACAGATCTTTACTTCTCCTTGGCTTCACCCAGGAAGTCATAAACAGGGCTTGGGAAGTTATAAAGCTAAAAAAGCAGCTAGCAAAGCTTCTTCAGGCACAAGGTAAGGAGAAGGAAGTCGAGGAACTTAACAAAGAGATTGAAAAGATTGAGAGGGAGATAGAGAGGTACAGAAGGGAGAACAACATTGGAATTCTAATCGTCGCATCCGCTACTGGTTCAGCTAGAGGGGACAGGATAAAGCTCTACAGGGAGCTCCTGGGATTCGAGGTCGGTAGCGGGAGGAGCGTGCTTAGGAACATCGTCGATACTTACATAATTCCGGAGAGGAGCATTGAGGAAGAGGTTGAAAACCTACTTAGGAAGCTCGGCAAGGGTGGCTTAATTTTCGTTCCAATAGACAAGGGGATAGAATTCGCCGAGGAGTTGACGAATTACCTTAAGTCGAAGGGGTTCAAGGTTGAGTTAGTTTCAGCCAAGAACAAAAGGGGTTTAGAGCTCTTCGAGAGGGGAGAGGTTGATTACCTGGTTGGCGTGGCAACGTACTACGGAACCATAGTTAGGGGGCTGGATTTGCCCCATTTGATAAGGTTCGCCGTATTTGCCGGGGTTCCAAAGTTTAGATTTTCGATGGACTTAGAGCAACCCACTATTTACAGGGTCCTCGGTCTCATGTCGGAGATACTTGAATTCCTTCCCCAGGAGAAGAGGGAAGAAGGGGAGAAGCTCTACGCTAGGTTGAGGAGGCTCATCAGGAACATTCCACAGTACGAGTTAATGAAGATAGAGGAAGCCCTCGCCGAGGGCATCGAGCTTGAGGGATTTCACAATCACGTTCTGGATGTATTCAAACAGGCTGTAGAATTTCTCAGGGAAGTCCTCAGGGATGAGGAAGTTATTAGGAGGATATCTGAGAATCCCTTCCTAAGCTTGAAGGAAGTCGAAGGTAAGCTCTACATCGAGATACCAGACGTTAGAACTTACATACAGGCGAGCGGTAGAACGTCAAGGCTCTTCGCCGGTGGAATAACCAAGGGACTTAGCGTAATAATAGTCGACGATCAGAAGGTTTTCAACGGCTTAATTAGGCAGATGCGCTGGCGTTTCGTTGAGTTCGAGATTAAGAAGTTTGAGGAGATAAACCTCGAAAGCGTGCTTAGGGAGATAGACGAAGACAGGAAGAAGGTAAGGCTAGTAATTGAGGGCAAGATAAGCGAGCAGGTCAAAGATCTTGTTAAATCAGCACTTATGATAGTTGAAAGTCCAAACAAGGCCAGAACCATCGCAAGCTTCTTCGGACAGCCAAGCAAGAGGAGAATAGGAGAGCTAGTTGCCTACGAGGTGAGCATTGGGGATAAGATGTTAACGATCCTGGCAAGCGGGGGCCACATGTTTGACTTAGTCACCACAGAGGGCTATCACGGTGTGCTGATTCTCAAGGACGATGGGAAACCCTACTATGTTCCCGTTTACGATACCATAAAGAGGTGTAGAGACTGCGGACATCAGTTCGTTGACTGGGAGCAGAAAGGTGTGTGTCCTAAGTGTGGAAGCAGAAACGTTCACGATGCCCTTGAGAACGTCAAGGCCATGAGAGAGTTAGCTTTGGAGGTTGACGAAATTCTGATAGGCACAGACCCAGATACGGAAGGTGAGAAAATAGCTTGGGACATAAGGAACGTCCTATCTCCTTATACGCCTAACATAAAGAGGATAGAGTTTCATGAGGTAACGAGGCCAGCTATACTCAAGGCTATAAAAGAGGCCAGGGATATAAACGAAGACAGAGTTAAGGCTCAGCTCGTTAGAAGGATAGAGGATAGGTGGATAGGGTTTGAGCTAAGCCAGAAACTTTGGGAGGTATTTGAAAACAGGAACTTATCGGCTGGAAGAGTGCAAACTCCAGTCCTTGGATGGATAGTCCAGAGGTACAAGGAATTCACGGAGAGCGAGACGGACTTCTTAGGATTGACCCTCGAGAATGGCATCAGCATAACGATAGAGAACGCAAAGGGTGAAGTGAAGGAAGTCGAAGTAAAGGACGTTGTAATAGAAGAGAGGGAAATCAATCCGCTACCTCCTTATACAACAGACGCCATGCTTCAAGACGCCTCAAGATTTCTCGGATTCTCGGCTACAAAGACAATGCAACTTGCCCAAGATCTATTCGAACTAGGTCTATGCACTTATCATAGAACTGACAGTATTCACGTGAGCAACACTGGAATAGAGATAGCGAAGGAGTACATCTCGGAGGAGATTGGAGAGGAGTACTTTGCGCCGAGGAAGTGGGGCGAGGAAGGGGCTCACGAGGCTATAAGACCCACTAGGCCAATAGATACCGGAAGGCTAATTCAACTTATCAGGGATGGAATAATAACCTTGCCCAGGAATCTAACTAAGGACCACTTTAGGCTCTATGACTTGATCTTCAGAAGATTCATCGCCAGCCAGATGAAGCCCGCTAGGGTTCTTTACGAGAAAGCTATAATCTCGACCCCATTCGGAGATGTGGAAGTTGAGGGTTACATCGAGATACTCTATGATGGCTGGTCGAGGGTTAAGCCCCTACCCTTAAAGCAGATTCCAAAGCTGGAAAAGGGTCAGAAGCTTAAGGTAACTGAGATCAAGCAGTGGAGGGCCCCCAAGGTCTCGCTGTACACCCAGGGAGATGTCATAGCATTGATGAAAGAGAGGGGGATTGGAAGGCCATCGACTTATGCGAAGATAGTTCAAACCCTGCTCCAGAGGGGGTATGTAATAGAGACCAAAGGCAGAAAGAAGCTAGTTCCTACTGAGAAGGGAATAAAGGTTTACCAGTACCTTGTAAGCAAGTACAAGGATTTGGTTAGCGAGGAAAGGACGAGGCAACTCGAGAAGATTATGGACGAGATTGAGGAGGCAAAAGCTGACTACCAGGAAGTTCTCAGGGAGTTGCACGAGGAGATAAAGAGGTACATTAGGAGTTGA
- the trmBL2 gene encoding HTH-type transcriptional regulator TrmBL2, with product MSKERMVELLQEHFELNLYEARAYVALVAFGVLTPAELASVSEVPAPRTYDVLRSLEKKGFAMNQPGKTNKYRPVHPANILEKFIQDWQERVKEELEAKKKAKEELLELMAPLIETEVPKYGVERVWVVRGIKNSTLKTKEMLGEVQKEILLADDGFIAINLEDDIIKAVDRGVKAKIILTKNLLPRIKASKIVQYAKDGKLELKVLEKFDLPMLICDEEVFFALEDLAARYFNYETQVWIKDHRVVDLFRKKFEEYWKEAEEAKV from the coding sequence ATGAGCAAAGAAAGAATGGTTGAACTATTACAAGAACATTTTGAATTAAACTTATACGAGGCTAGGGCATATGTTGCACTAGTTGCGTTTGGTGTCCTTACACCAGCCGAGTTGGCAAGCGTTTCCGAAGTTCCTGCTCCAAGAACTTACGACGTCTTGAGAAGTTTAGAGAAGAAGGGCTTTGCAATGAACCAGCCAGGGAAGACAAACAAGTATAGGCCAGTTCACCCAGCAAACATCCTTGAAAAGTTCATACAAGATTGGCAAGAGAGAGTCAAAGAGGAGCTTGAGGCCAAGAAGAAGGCCAAAGAAGAGTTGCTCGAGTTAATGGCACCACTTATTGAGACCGAGGTTCCAAAGTACGGAGTTGAGAGGGTCTGGGTAGTTAGGGGAATCAAGAACTCAACGCTAAAGACAAAGGAAATGCTAGGAGAAGTCCAGAAGGAAATACTATTAGCGGACGATGGGTTCATAGCGATAAACCTCGAGGATGACATAATAAAGGCCGTTGACAGGGGAGTTAAAGCAAAGATAATCCTAACGAAGAACCTGTTACCCAGGATAAAGGCATCCAAGATAGTCCAGTACGCCAAGGATGGGAAGCTCGAGCTCAAGGTTCTCGAGAAGTTCGACTTGCCAATGTTGATATGCGACGAGGAAGTGTTCTTCGCACTGGAGGATTTAGCGGCCAGGTACTTCAACTACGAAACCCAGGTCTGGATAAAGGACCACAGGGTAGTCGACCTATTCAGGAAGAAGTTTGAGGAGTACTGGAAGGAAGCTGAAGAAGCAAAGGTCTAG
- a CDS encoding NTPase, which yields MRFFVSGMPGVGKTTLAKRIADEIRREGYKVGGIITQEIRTGPKRSGFRVIALDTGEIGRLAYVGQGYPRVGRYVVDIEGFDRVAIPAISRALRDADIIIIDEIGPMEFKSNEFLKALGLVLKSEKPLLATVHRKLVDRYRPLGRYYWLTPENRNEVFAEILMEIRKVLGRNENAGNKA from the coding sequence ATGAGGTTCTTCGTTAGTGGCATGCCCGGCGTTGGGAAAACTACGTTGGCGAAGAGAATTGCCGACGAAATTAGAAGGGAAGGATACAAGGTCGGAGGAATAATAACTCAGGAAATAAGAACTGGTCCCAAGAGAAGCGGATTTAGGGTGATTGCCTTAGATACCGGCGAAATCGGAAGGCTGGCCTACGTTGGACAGGGCTACCCTAGGGTTGGAAGGTACGTGGTGGACATCGAGGGATTCGATAGGGTTGCCATACCTGCAATTTCGAGGGCCCTCAGGGATGCTGATATAATTATTATAGATGAGATAGGCCCAATGGAATTCAAAAGCAACGAATTTCTCAAAGCCTTAGGTCTAGTACTTAAGAGCGAAAAACCCCTCTTGGCAACCGTCCACAGGAAACTCGTGGATAGATATAGGCCTCTAGGTAGGTACTACTGGTTAACACCTGAAAACAGGAACGAAGTGTTTGCTGAAATCCTGATGGAGATAAGAAAGGTGCTCGGGAGAAATGAGAACGCAGGTAATAAAGCCTAG
- a CDS encoding DUF134 domain-containing protein: protein MPFGWGRGRGRRRKRRMIGFLPQVRHFYPAIPPVSIRQPPIIMTYEEFEALRLVDYEGLTQEEAGKRMGVSRGTLWRALTSARKKVAQMLVEGRELIILPQGNEVVSDEE from the coding sequence ATGCCATTTGGATGGGGAAGAGGTAGGGGTAGGAGAAGGAAGAGGAGGATGATAGGCTTCCTTCCCCAGGTTAGGCACTTCTATCCAGCAATCCCTCCAGTTTCAATAAGGCAACCCCCGATAATAATGACCTATGAAGAATTTGAAGCCCTTAGGCTTGTAGACTACGAAGGTCTAACCCAGGAAGAGGCTGGAAAAAGAATGGGAGTCTCAAGGGGAACTCTATGGAGGGCTTTAACATCGGCTAGAAAGAAAGTTGCCCAGATGCTCGTTGAAGGGAGAGAGTTAATAATACTACCCCAGGGAAACGAAGTGGTTAGTGATGAGGAATGA
- a CDS encoding Sjogren's syndrome/scleroderma autoantigen 1 family protein, whose translation MITDEEIRKVIAPLLLSGAKMLDKHCPKCGSPLFEKDGRVFCPVCEYREKKKREEMKGVEEVLMEKFKDLAFSLPKDVNELMQHLDAMEKLLTIIERYRKLEGRG comes from the coding sequence GTGATAACCGATGAGGAGATAAGGAAGGTTATAGCTCCTCTCCTCCTCTCTGGAGCAAAGATGCTTGATAAACACTGCCCAAAATGTGGCTCTCCATTGTTCGAAAAAGACGGTAGGGTGTTCTGCCCTGTTTGCGAGTACAGGGAAAAGAAGAAGAGAGAGGAAATGAAGGGGGTTGAAGAGGTTCTAATGGAAAAGTTTAAAGATTTGGCATTCTCACTTCCTAAGGATGTGAATGAGCTCATGCAACACCTAGATGCCATGGAAAAATTGTTGACCATTATCGAGAGGTATAGGAAGTTGGAGGGAAGGGGATGA
- a CDS encoding helix-turn-helix transcriptional regulator, with the protein MRKVMIFVALLTLFSGLVYGNEVKVVVFPDGYVKVTVEMNVTKDENVSISLPVYEFLNLSVTLNGEKIPFILGEENITVYSSNAGLLRVTYITPDLTDKHGKVWKVLLPFNYTKDVTLPEGAVIVGLSGIPLEIRGNSVVMPRGEQYIEYVVPPMFYNNQVKRGFGVQYSLFVVSFILGLVFGLYGGRIKVMLSRGVSLDDLVERYDLNKEEQDVLAYIAEHGGRVRQADIRNDLGIPRTTTWRILKRLEKMNLIKLEKVNNETYAILKVKIKSR; encoded by the coding sequence ATGAGGAAAGTAATGATCTTCGTAGCATTGCTAACACTATTCTCGGGTTTAGTTTACGGGAACGAGGTTAAGGTAGTCGTGTTTCCGGATGGCTACGTTAAGGTTACGGTTGAGATGAACGTTACCAAGGATGAAAACGTTTCGATTTCGTTGCCCGTTTACGAGTTCTTAAACCTAAGCGTTACCTTAAATGGGGAAAAGATTCCCTTTATCCTGGGCGAGGAGAATATAACGGTGTACTCAAGCAATGCAGGTTTGCTAAGGGTCACCTATATAACTCCGGACCTAACGGATAAGCATGGAAAGGTGTGGAAAGTGCTCTTGCCCTTTAACTATACAAAGGATGTTACCCTGCCAGAGGGAGCCGTTATAGTTGGTCTCTCGGGGATACCCCTAGAAATAAGGGGGAACTCAGTTGTTATGCCAAGGGGGGAACAGTACATAGAGTACGTTGTTCCACCCATGTTTTATAATAATCAAGTGAAGAGAGGCTTTGGTGTACAGTATTCTCTCTTTGTTGTTTCTTTCATCCTGGGTTTGGTTTTTGGCTTGTATGGAGGGAGAATTAAGGTAATGCTATCTAGAGGAGTCTCATTGGATGATTTAGTCGAGAGGTATGACTTAAATAAGGAAGAACAGGATGTTCTTGCCTATATTGCAGAGCACGGTGGTAGAGTTAGACAAGCAGATATTAGGAATGACTTGGGTATTCCAAGAACAACCACATGGAGAATTTTAAAGAGACTAGAAAAAATGAATCTAATAAAACTAGAAAAAGTAAACAATGAAACATATGCAATATTAAAAGTTAAGATAAAATCGAGATAA
- a CDS encoding PPC domain-containing DNA-binding protein — protein MGSIGRVYLFRIPEGEEIISYITRFCEKNNVKIAVVKAIGSLRNPKIAYFVEEEGKYKEIQLKGTYELISLLGNVSLKDGKPFLHAHVSLGNDEGIVFGGHLVEGEVFVAEVYIQEIKGEKLERKPRDNGLALWDELVI, from the coding sequence ATGGGTTCAATTGGTAGGGTTTACCTCTTTAGAATTCCCGAGGGGGAGGAAATCATCAGTTATATAACGAGGTTCTGTGAGAAGAACAACGTAAAGATCGCGGTTGTAAAGGCAATAGGAAGTCTTAGAAATCCGAAAATAGCGTACTTCGTCGAGGAAGAGGGCAAATACAAGGAAATTCAGTTGAAGGGAACGTACGAGTTGATTTCCCTCCTGGGGAATGTTAGCTTGAAGGATGGAAAGCCTTTCCTCCATGCCCATGTTTCCCTGGGAAACGACGAGGGAATAGTCTTCGGGGGTCACCTCGTTGAAGGTGAAGTCTTCGTTGCGGAGGTGTATATCCAGGAAATAAAGGGAGAAAAGCTGGAAAGGAAGCCCAGGGACAATGGGCTTGCCCTCTGGGATGAGCTCGTAATCTAG